The proteins below are encoded in one region of Helianthus annuus cultivar XRQ/B chromosome 2, HanXRQr2.0-SUNRISE, whole genome shotgun sequence:
- the LOC110938158 gene encoding LOB domain-containing protein 22 has translation MSNNNNNLNHHNKLINHHHHHHILPPTTTTNRSNSTTQACAACRYQRRKCAPDCILAPYFPHDRQRQFQNAHKLFGVSNITKIIRDLDTPQKDEAMRTIIYQADVRAHDPVGGCYRIIRELQRQIEYSRAELDIVLHQLAFCRTHAQNQNHQLLFDCDVHLDDDNNNNNPDDVDLYDHGLDLDLGQQQDEQYMLGEHHLNDQEDGHVAPIQETNSWANMNNSPPSSAVCLEVRECDAFKPLMIPAGERHEFKFEFDDINEPSEETLDNDGNQKTLTKEDNVTFFTKDENVSYQQHNEDNDLKGAATLFTLTNCSSY, from the exons AtgtccaacaacaacaacaaccttaATCATCATAACAAACTTattaaccaccaccaccaccaccatattctaccaccaaccaccaccacaaaCCGCTCCAACTCCACCACCCAAGCGTGCGCCGCGTGTCGCTACCAACGCCGAAAGTGCGCCCCGGACTGCATTTTAGCACCATATTTCCCACACGACCGCCAACGACAATTCCAAAACGCGCATAAACTATTCGGTGTTAGCAACATTACTAAAATTATCCGTGATCTCGATACACCTCAAAAGGACGAAGCAATGCGGACGATTATATATCAAGCGGATGTCCGTGCCCATGACCCCGTTGGGGGGTGTTACAGGATCATACGAGAACTCCAGCGTCAGATTGAGTACTCGCGCGCCGAGCTTGACATTGTTTTGCACCAGCTGGCATTTTGTAGAACACACGCCCAGAATCAAAACCATCAGTTGTTGTTTGATTGTGATGTTCATcttgatgatgataataataataataatccagATGATGTGGATTTGTATGATCATGGTCTTGATCTTGATTTGGGTCAACAACAAGATGAGCAGTATATGTTGGGGGAGCATCATTTGAATGATCAGGAAGATGGTCATGTGGCGCCGATTCAGGAGACGAATTCATGGGCCAACATGAATAATTCTCCGCCTTCTTCAGCCGTTTGTTTGGAGGTGAGGGAGTGTGACGCGTTTAAACCGCTTATGATTCCTGCAGGAGAACGACATGAATTTAAATTCGAATTCGATGACATAAATGAACCCAG TGAAGAGACGCTAGATAATGATGGAAATCAGAAAACCTTGACAAAAGAAGATAATGTTACATTTTTCACAAAAGATGAGAATGTATCTTACCAACAACACAATGAAGACAATGATCTCAAGGGCGCTGCTACTTTATTCACCCTCACAAATTGTAGCAGCTACTAA